One window from the genome of Coturnix japonica isolate 7356 chromosome 21, Coturnix japonica 2.1, whole genome shotgun sequence encodes:
- the WNT4 gene encoding protein Wnt-4 isoform X2: MSPEYFLRSLLLIILATFSANASNWLYLAKLSSVGSISEEETCEKLKGLIQRQVQMCKRNLEVMDSVRRGAQLAIEECQYQFRNRRWNCSTLDTLPVFGKVVTQGTREAAFVYAISSAGVAFAVTRACSSGELDKCGCDRTVQGGSPQGFQWSGCSDNIAYGVAFSQSFVDVRERSKGASSNRALMNLHNNEAGRKAILNNMRVECKCHGVSGSCEFKTCWKAMPPFRKVGNVLKEKFDGATEVEQSEIGSTKVLVPKNSQFKPHTDEDLVYLDSSPDFCDHDLKNGVLGTSGRQCNKTSEGIDGCELMCCGRGFHTDEVEVVERCSCKFHWCCSVKCKPCHRVVEIHTCR, translated from the exons GTACCTGGCAAAGCTGTCTTCAGTGGGGAGCATCTCAGAGGAGGAGACCTGCGAGAAGCTGAAGGGCTTGATCCAGCGCCAGGTGCAGATGTGCAAACGGAACCTGGAGGTGATGGACTCGGTGCGGCGCGGAGCCCAGTTGGCCATTGAGGAGTGCCAGTATCAATTCCGCAACCGCCGCTGGAACTGCTCCACGCTGGACACCCTGCCTGTCTTTGGCAAGGTGGTAACACAAG GGACGCGGGAGGCAGCGTTTGTCTACGCCATCTCTTCAGCGGGGGTGGCCTTCGCCGTGACCCGAGCGTGCAGCAGCGGTGAGCTGGACAAGTGTGGATGCGACCGCACGGTGCAAGGCGGCAGCCCGCAGG GCTTCCAGTGGTCCGGCTGCTCTGACAACATTGCCTACGGCGTGGCCTTCTCACAGTCCTTTGTCGATGTCAGGGAGAGGAGCAAAGGGGCATCTTCCAACAGAGCGCTGATGAACCTCCACAACAATGAGGCAGGGCGGAAG GCCATCCTGAACAACATGCGGGTGGAGTGCAAGTGTCACGGCGTGTCAGGCTCATGTGAGTTCAAGACGTGCTGGAAAGCCATGCCCCCATTCCGCAAAGTGGGCAACGTGCTGAAGGAGAAATTCGATGGTGCCACCGAGGTGGAGCAGAGCGAGATCGGCTCCACTAAAGTGCTGGTGCCGAAAAACTCCCAGTTCAAACCACACACGGACGAGGATCTCGTCTACCTGGACTCCAGTCCTGACTTCTGTGACCACGACCTCAAGAACGGGGTGCTGGGCACCAGCGGCCGGCAGTGCAACAAGACCTCCGAGGGCATCGATGGCTGCGAGCTGATGTGCTGCGGTCGGGGCTTCCATACGGACGAAGTGGAGGTGGTGGAAAGGTGCAGCTGTAAATTCCACTGGTGCTGCTCTGTCAAGTGCAAACCCTGCCATCGGGTGGTGGAAATCCACACGTGCCGGTGA